In the Ostrinia nubilalis chromosome 7, ilOstNubi1.1, whole genome shotgun sequence genome, one interval contains:
- the LOC135073102 gene encoding uncharacterized protein LOC135073102 isoform X1, with translation MYCRFVLLAVAIHLCSLVAADGPVYDGGQPTPNAAPAPAPANNFLTQTVYGFLDFTTTIGNTVMVFSPQSAPPPEPPKTEKSVQENIIETKPPPPSVTSVKPETIKPSKLSEKEKTNKPIAPAAVSSAISVVSSAPKKEDKVANTPKSIAKEQKQIITKVEVVAGPSKIVENNSPKASQPRQSKPSSKKPKPESIKSVTNVVSSKVEVKQAPSSIIIEPKVSSVVQIQSSQADDEPAILITNNNIGEPEYDFLSRQPSEFVEETYKVINIRPSKSHGQKPKHGHKHRVHPPTPPPEDDEHPVGLVTTLGGTIVKDGLTTVHETSVIGTYISGKYAQVLNSNSKILQGPGHRAKIAPSPTHRILKTPAPGIKNHRYNLEPTPSIDDDASFSKSSRRQTSSGGSFKNRHRVNGNSENDNHEAVQPSPSKKFKNRNSAHSQRTQSTRYGRPANAPQLATISVFSESPAPSFSNRRKNNRNSGHKTVVTPSSNTDNQSRRGFKPRIQATPVEQVTPAASTSVYKFKLNRSPGSGRWQYKTSPKPKVTIRKMLGDDEQQTTPVSNPLLDDPQSNELSPQARSDNDLELSGSQSGPGTLLENDTDDNSIEKPPPVETLKVEISTPAPFRDVYYEIATIKSPYTFQVGRVKNTRIITVTSTIERRIEPTISPNSQSSLNEPLTENILATASPYGKDHNLDSSIATLPAITLSSDMETPPLETVTETFSTTQNMLKTHILPVVRDTNITSSLTFIQTYQITRFVTATKTLPPMDFFQFIPSKTLKEFNSRLDEAGSELHLELDFGDSNEDEDGVLRRVFPPDLDLANVGSEFDLAEVDKYGVPDNHLRLKKAHGQYKNNQVTEAPTPPTPALTPEQAQQLALLRLLNPAAAAQIPNVVTTSKPVLKYETVYESHVIPIFDGKNTIQSTISRPVATITKTEFEIGTSSLPALPLQPINPLFPQQQFTVTSTPVVMNTEVTATDSQILKLTFGAKTVYTTLFTTKVVPTVLTSYVTSSIPVQASAGFPGYFPAPFAPFPYVG, from the exons ATGTACTGCCGATTCGTCCTGCTGGCGGTTGCCATCCACCTCT GTAGTTTAGTAGCAGCCGATGGCCCCGTGTACGATGGGGGCCAGCCGACTCCGaacgctgcgcccgcgccggcgcCTGCGAACAACTTCTTGACGCAAACCGTCTACGGCTTCCTCGACTTCACCACCACGATAGGCAACACCGTCATGGTCTTCTCGCCGCAGTCTGCCCCACCACCAG AACCACCGAAAACTGAAAAGTCTGTTCAAGAAAATATTATAGAAACTAAACCACCTCCACCCTCCGTCACCAGTGTGAAGCCAGAAACAATCAAACCTAGCAAACtgtctgaaaaagaaaaaactaATAAACCAATAGCCCCCGCTGCTGTATCTAGTGCTATATCAGTTGTCTCTTCTGCACCTAAAAAGGAAGATAAAGTAGCCAATACGCCGAAATCAATCGCAAAAgagcaaaaacaaataataaccAAAGTCGAGGTAGTTGCTGGACCCTCCAAGATTGTTGAAAATAACTCACCGAAAGCATCACAGCCAAGACAAAGCAAACCGAGCAGTAAAAAACCCAAACCTGAAAGCATAAAAAGTGTAACAAATGTTGTCAGTAGTAAAGTAGAGGTTAAACAAGCGCCATCATCAATAATAATCGAACCAAAAGTTAGTAGTGTAGTTCAAATCCAGTCAAGCCAAGCTGATGACGAACCTGCAATTTTAATTACTAATAATAACATTGGCGAGCCGGAATATGATTTCTTATCAAGACAACCTTCTGAATTCGTAGAGGAAACTTATAAAGTGATTAACATAAGGCCTTCAAAATCACACGGTCAGAAACCGAAACATGGCCACAAGCACAGAGTGCATCCACCCACCCCACCTCCTGAGGATGATGAACATCCTGTTGGTCTTGTAACAACTCTTGGAGGTACCATAGTCAAAGATGGTCTTACAACAGTACACGAAACAAGCGTAATAGGTACATATATTTCCGGCAAATACGCTCAAGTCTTAAACAGTAATTCCAAAATTTTACAAGGGCCCGGCCATAGAGCTAAAATTGCACCAAGCCCTACTCACAGAATTCTAAAAACACCGGCACCTGGTATCAAAAATCACAGATATAACTTAGAGCCCACTCCATCGATCGATGATGACGCGAGCTTCAGCAAATCTAGTCGTAGGCAAACCAGCAGCGGAGGTTCTTTCAAAAACCGCCATAGAGTTAACGGCAACTCTGAAAATGACAACCACGAAGCTGTGCAGCCTAGCCCaagcaaaaagtttaaaaacagAAATTCTGCTCATTCCCAGCGAACGCAGAg tacaCGTTATGGCCGACCTGCAAACGCACCTCAACTGGCAACCATCTCTGTTTTCAGTGAATCACCGGCACCGTCATTTTCAAATAGAAGAAAGAACAATCGCAACTCTGGGCATAAAACTGTTGTAACCCCATCCAGCAATACTGACAATCAGTCAAGACGTGGTTTCAAGCCTCGTATTCAAGCGACACCTGTTGAGCAAGTGACTCCGGCAGCATCTACCAGTGTATACAAATTCAAACTTAATCGCTCTCCAGGCTCCGGGCGCTGGCAGTACAAAACAAGTCCGAAACCGAAAGTCACTATTAGAAAGATGCTGGGTGATGACGAACAACAAACTACTCCAGTTTCTAATCCTCTTCTCGACGATCCTCAATCGAATGAACTCTCCCCACAAGCGAGATCAGATAACGACCTCGAACTATCAGGCTCTCAGAGTGGACCTGGTACACTTCTCGAAAATGATACCGATGACAACTCGATCGAGAAACCTCCACCAGTCGAAACATTGAAAGTGGAAATTTCAACACCTGCTCCATTTAGAGATGTTTACTATGAAATCGCAACTATCAAATCTCCTTATACTTTCCAG GTTGGACGGGTCAAAAACACTCGTATAATCACCGTCACCTCTACAATAGAAAGGCGTATTGAACCCACAATTTCTCCTAATTCGCAAAGTTCTCTCAACGAACCGTTGACAGAAAATATATTAGCGACTGCATCACCATACGGAAAAGATCATAATCTTGACTCCAGCATAGCAACATTGCCCGCTATAACTTTGTCATCTGACATGGAAACGCCACCATTAGAGACGGTCACTGAAACGTTCAGCACCACTCAAAACATGTTGAAAACCCACATTTTACCAGTTGTTAGAGACACCAACATCACTAGCAGCTTAACTTTCATACAAACATATCAAATAACAAGGTTCGTGACAGCGACGAAAACTTTGCCACCTATGGACTTCTTCCAATTCATACCCAGCAAGACATTGAAGGAATTTAACAGCCGCCTTGATGAGGCTGGATCTGAATTGCATTTGGAATTAGATTTTGGAGACAGTAATGAAGATGAAGATGGAGTTCTTAGACGTGTCTTCCCACCAGACTTAGATTTGGCTAATGTAGGATCAGAATTCGACTTGGCTGAAGTAGACAAGTACGGTGTCCCAGACAATCATTTAAGGCTCAAGAAAGCACATGGACAATATAAGAATAACCAAGTGACCGAAGCACCAACTCCTCCTACTCCCGCTTTGACGCCAGAGCAGGCACAACAACTGGCACTCCTGCGTCTCTTGAACCCAGCAGCGGCCGCTCAGATACCCAACGTGGTCACCACCTCAAAACCAGTCTTGAAATATGAAACGGTGTACGAATCTCACGTTATCCCTATATTTGACGGCAAAAATACTATTCAAAGTACCATATCTAGACCAGTGGCTACAATCACGAAAACGGAATTTGAAATTGGTACAAGTAGCCTGCCTGCTCTGCCGCTTCAACCCATCAATCCGCTTTTCCCTCAGCAGCAGTTCACCGTTACTTCGACCCCTGTCGTGATGAATACTGAAGTCACAGCTACCGATAGTCAAATTTTGAAATTGACATTCGGTGCGAAGACTGTGTACACCACATTATTCACGACAAAGGTCGTGCCAACGGTGCTGACGTCGTACGTGACGTCATCAATCCCGGTGCAGGCGAGCGCCGGATTCCCGGGCTATTTCCCTGCGCCGTTCGCTCCCTTCCCTTACGTAGGTTAA
- the LOC135073102 gene encoding uncharacterized protein LOC135073102 isoform X2, whose translation MYCRFVLLAVAIHLCSLVAADGPVYDGGQPTPNAAPAPAPANNFLTQTVYGFLDFTTTIGNTVMVFSPQSAPPPEPPKTEKSVQENIIETKPPPPSVTSVKPETIKPSKLSEKEKTNKPIAPAAVSSAISVVSSAPKKEDKVANTPKSIAKEQKQIITKVEVVAGPSKIVENNSPKASQPRQSKPSSKKPKPESIKSVTNVVSSKVEVKQAPSSIIIEPKVSSVVQIQSSQADDEPAILITNNNIGEPEYDFLSRQPSEFVEETYKVINIRPSKSHGQKPKHGHKHRVHPPTPPPEDDEHPVGLVTTLGGTIVKDGLTTVHETSVIGTYISGKYAQVLNSNSKILQGPGHRAKIAPSPTHRILKTPAPGIKNHRYNLEPTPSIDDDASFSKSSRRQTSSGGSFKNRHRVNGNSENDNHEAVQPSPSKKFKNRNSAHSQRTQSESPAPSFSNRRKNNRNSGHKTVVTPSSNTDNQSRRGFKPRIQATPVEQVTPAASTSVYKFKLNRSPGSGRWQYKTSPKPKVTIRKMLGDDEQQTTPVSNPLLDDPQSNELSPQARSDNDLELSGSQSGPGTLLENDTDDNSIEKPPPVETLKVEISTPAPFRDVYYEIATIKSPYTFQVGRVKNTRIITVTSTIERRIEPTISPNSQSSLNEPLTENILATASPYGKDHNLDSSIATLPAITLSSDMETPPLETVTETFSTTQNMLKTHILPVVRDTNITSSLTFIQTYQITRFVTATKTLPPMDFFQFIPSKTLKEFNSRLDEAGSELHLELDFGDSNEDEDGVLRRVFPPDLDLANVGSEFDLAEVDKYGVPDNHLRLKKAHGQYKNNQVTEAPTPPTPALTPEQAQQLALLRLLNPAAAAQIPNVVTTSKPVLKYETVYESHVIPIFDGKNTIQSTISRPVATITKTEFEIGTSSLPALPLQPINPLFPQQQFTVTSTPVVMNTEVTATDSQILKLTFGAKTVYTTLFTTKVVPTVLTSYVTSSIPVQASAGFPGYFPAPFAPFPYVG comes from the exons ATGTACTGCCGATTCGTCCTGCTGGCGGTTGCCATCCACCTCT GTAGTTTAGTAGCAGCCGATGGCCCCGTGTACGATGGGGGCCAGCCGACTCCGaacgctgcgcccgcgccggcgcCTGCGAACAACTTCTTGACGCAAACCGTCTACGGCTTCCTCGACTTCACCACCACGATAGGCAACACCGTCATGGTCTTCTCGCCGCAGTCTGCCCCACCACCAG AACCACCGAAAACTGAAAAGTCTGTTCAAGAAAATATTATAGAAACTAAACCACCTCCACCCTCCGTCACCAGTGTGAAGCCAGAAACAATCAAACCTAGCAAACtgtctgaaaaagaaaaaactaATAAACCAATAGCCCCCGCTGCTGTATCTAGTGCTATATCAGTTGTCTCTTCTGCACCTAAAAAGGAAGATAAAGTAGCCAATACGCCGAAATCAATCGCAAAAgagcaaaaacaaataataaccAAAGTCGAGGTAGTTGCTGGACCCTCCAAGATTGTTGAAAATAACTCACCGAAAGCATCACAGCCAAGACAAAGCAAACCGAGCAGTAAAAAACCCAAACCTGAAAGCATAAAAAGTGTAACAAATGTTGTCAGTAGTAAAGTAGAGGTTAAACAAGCGCCATCATCAATAATAATCGAACCAAAAGTTAGTAGTGTAGTTCAAATCCAGTCAAGCCAAGCTGATGACGAACCTGCAATTTTAATTACTAATAATAACATTGGCGAGCCGGAATATGATTTCTTATCAAGACAACCTTCTGAATTCGTAGAGGAAACTTATAAAGTGATTAACATAAGGCCTTCAAAATCACACGGTCAGAAACCGAAACATGGCCACAAGCACAGAGTGCATCCACCCACCCCACCTCCTGAGGATGATGAACATCCTGTTGGTCTTGTAACAACTCTTGGAGGTACCATAGTCAAAGATGGTCTTACAACAGTACACGAAACAAGCGTAATAGGTACATATATTTCCGGCAAATACGCTCAAGTCTTAAACAGTAATTCCAAAATTTTACAAGGGCCCGGCCATAGAGCTAAAATTGCACCAAGCCCTACTCACAGAATTCTAAAAACACCGGCACCTGGTATCAAAAATCACAGATATAACTTAGAGCCCACTCCATCGATCGATGATGACGCGAGCTTCAGCAAATCTAGTCGTAGGCAAACCAGCAGCGGAGGTTCTTTCAAAAACCGCCATAGAGTTAACGGCAACTCTGAAAATGACAACCACGAAGCTGTGCAGCCTAGCCCaagcaaaaagtttaaaaacagAAATTCTGCTCATTCCCAGCGAACGCAGAg TGAATCACCGGCACCGTCATTTTCAAATAGAAGAAAGAACAATCGCAACTCTGGGCATAAAACTGTTGTAACCCCATCCAGCAATACTGACAATCAGTCAAGACGTGGTTTCAAGCCTCGTATTCAAGCGACACCTGTTGAGCAAGTGACTCCGGCAGCATCTACCAGTGTATACAAATTCAAACTTAATCGCTCTCCAGGCTCCGGGCGCTGGCAGTACAAAACAAGTCCGAAACCGAAAGTCACTATTAGAAAGATGCTGGGTGATGACGAACAACAAACTACTCCAGTTTCTAATCCTCTTCTCGACGATCCTCAATCGAATGAACTCTCCCCACAAGCGAGATCAGATAACGACCTCGAACTATCAGGCTCTCAGAGTGGACCTGGTACACTTCTCGAAAATGATACCGATGACAACTCGATCGAGAAACCTCCACCAGTCGAAACATTGAAAGTGGAAATTTCAACACCTGCTCCATTTAGAGATGTTTACTATGAAATCGCAACTATCAAATCTCCTTATACTTTCCAG GTTGGACGGGTCAAAAACACTCGTATAATCACCGTCACCTCTACAATAGAAAGGCGTATTGAACCCACAATTTCTCCTAATTCGCAAAGTTCTCTCAACGAACCGTTGACAGAAAATATATTAGCGACTGCATCACCATACGGAAAAGATCATAATCTTGACTCCAGCATAGCAACATTGCCCGCTATAACTTTGTCATCTGACATGGAAACGCCACCATTAGAGACGGTCACTGAAACGTTCAGCACCACTCAAAACATGTTGAAAACCCACATTTTACCAGTTGTTAGAGACACCAACATCACTAGCAGCTTAACTTTCATACAAACATATCAAATAACAAGGTTCGTGACAGCGACGAAAACTTTGCCACCTATGGACTTCTTCCAATTCATACCCAGCAAGACATTGAAGGAATTTAACAGCCGCCTTGATGAGGCTGGATCTGAATTGCATTTGGAATTAGATTTTGGAGACAGTAATGAAGATGAAGATGGAGTTCTTAGACGTGTCTTCCCACCAGACTTAGATTTGGCTAATGTAGGATCAGAATTCGACTTGGCTGAAGTAGACAAGTACGGTGTCCCAGACAATCATTTAAGGCTCAAGAAAGCACATGGACAATATAAGAATAACCAAGTGACCGAAGCACCAACTCCTCCTACTCCCGCTTTGACGCCAGAGCAGGCACAACAACTGGCACTCCTGCGTCTCTTGAACCCAGCAGCGGCCGCTCAGATACCCAACGTGGTCACCACCTCAAAACCAGTCTTGAAATATGAAACGGTGTACGAATCTCACGTTATCCCTATATTTGACGGCAAAAATACTATTCAAAGTACCATATCTAGACCAGTGGCTACAATCACGAAAACGGAATTTGAAATTGGTACAAGTAGCCTGCCTGCTCTGCCGCTTCAACCCATCAATCCGCTTTTCCCTCAGCAGCAGTTCACCGTTACTTCGACCCCTGTCGTGATGAATACTGAAGTCACAGCTACCGATAGTCAAATTTTGAAATTGACATTCGGTGCGAAGACTGTGTACACCACATTATTCACGACAAAGGTCGTGCCAACGGTGCTGACGTCGTACGTGACGTCATCAATCCCGGTGCAGGCGAGCGCCGGATTCCCGGGCTATTTCCCTGCGCCGTTCGCTCCCTTCCCTTACGTAGGTTAA